The bacterium DNA window TCATTTACAGCAATTCTTATTGCTTGAAATGTCCGCGTGCTAGGGTGTATTTTTCCCCTTTTTCCATAATATGCCTTCATTATCAAGGAGCTTAATTCCTGCGTTGTCTTAATTGGTCTATTTGAAACAATTGCTTTTGCTATTTTTCTTGCCCTTGGTTCCTCTCCATATTCCTTAATTATTCTGTAAAGCTCCTTCTCCTTGCTTCTATTTATAATGTCTTTAGCCTTTATTGGATTTCTCTTATCCATCCTCATATCAAGAAAGGCATCATTCATAAAAGAAAACCCTCTTTCAGGGCTATCTATCTGATGGGATGAAAGCCCAAGGTCGTATAAAAAGCCAGAAACGCTACTTATTCCCATAGAATCCAAAATTTCTTTTACATCCCTAAAATTTCCCCTTTTAAAAATAACCCTCTCTTTCCAAAGATAAAGATTTTCCATAGCCATTTCTAATGCTTCAATATCCTGGTCAATCCCAATTACACAGCCTCCTTTTTCAAGGATTGCTTGCGAATGACCTCCTAGCCCAATTGTGCAATCCACATACCATTTACCTTCAGCTACATCAATGAGGCTTAACGCCTCATCCTTCATTACTGGAAGATGCATCAAGCTCCTCTGTAATCTCTTCAAAGCTTATCTTGCTATCATATTCAAGCCATCTTTTTTTATCCCAAATCTCCATCCTGTCTGGAAGCCCTAATATAATAACATCCCTTGAAAGCCCTGCATATTCCCTTAATAATGGAGGGATAAGAAGCCTTCCCTGCTTATCAATCCCTGCCTCCTCTGCTCCAAACATAAGCTTCCTTATCAAACCCCTTGTTTTTGCTTTAGGAAGCCTATTTAATTTATCAACAAAATCTTTCCAGCCCTCTGGAAAATGAATATAAAGTGAGCCATCAAATCCCCGAGAGATAACAACAGACCTTATCCCAAGCTCGTAAAGCTTTCTTCTAAACCTTGCAGGTAGGATTACCCTTCCATTCTCAATTACATTTTCTGATGTTAAGGGCAAAGGAATCATTTAATTCTCCATTTTACTCCACTTCGATCCAATATAATGCTATTTTACTC harbors:
- a CDS encoding division/cell wall cluster transcriptional repressor MraZ translates to MIPLPLTSENVIENGRVILPARFRRKLYELGIRSVVISRGFDGSLYIHFPEGWKDFVDKLNRLPKAKTRGLIRKLMFGAEEAGIDKQGRLLIPPLLREYAGLSRDVIILGLPDRMEIWDKKRWLEYDSKISFEEITEELDASSSNEG
- the rsmH gene encoding 16S rRNA (cytosine(1402)-N(4))-methyltransferase RsmH — translated: MHLPVMKDEALSLIDVAEGKWYVDCTIGLGGHSQAILEKGGCVIGIDQDIEALEMAMENLYLWKERVIFKRGNFRDVKEILDSMGISSVSGFLYDLGLSSHQIDSPERGFSFMNDAFLDMRMDKRNPIKAKDIINRSKEKELYRIIKEYGEEPRARKIAKAIVSNRPIKTTQELSSLIMKAYYGKRGKIHPSTRTFQAIRIAVNDELNALKESLDQILPFLSKNGRVCVISFHSLEDRIVKEAFKKWKEEGIFNILTKKPIRPSFEEIRRNPRARSAKLRGGEKIAECRFQNAK